The DNA window AGGCTACGGGGGAGTAGGCATTCTGGTACACGAGAATCTAGACTATGAAAGCTTACAAAAGGTTCCATCTTTTATCTCGGTGTACATAACTCCGCGGCCAAACCTTTGCGGAGCAATCGGAAGGAAATTTCTGGAGTTCTTCGCGACTCTTCAAAACACACAAGGAGAAATCCTCATCGGGGGCGACTTCAATAGCCATCACCAAAGCTAAGAGCCTAGTTCGTCCAACTACCCCAAAGGAAACCTGCTCAACAGCGTCCTGGAACCCTCCTAACTCGTACCGCTCAACGATGGCACGCCAACGTGAATGTCCACGATCAGCAGAAATAGCACAGCAATCGACCTCACACTAGCGACAGGAGTCTTTGCATCAAAAACATCCTGGGAAGTGATCCCACGACATCCCGCTGGTACCAGGAACAGTAAAACGTGTGAACAAAAACAAAGCAGCGGATCTGATCAATCAGCTAAAACCGCAATATATCCACAAGCCGGCGGAAATGCAAACAATCTTCGAAAAGAGCATCAATAAAGCTAGCTTCATTGTCAATGACAAAGAGGGGAACTACCTCAAGCACTGATGGTCCGAGGAAATAAGCCACGCCTATAAGACCACACGAGAAATGTTGCGAAACTACAACCAACTCAAAACTATGACAAATCACATTAGGCTGCAAAAAGCAAGAGTAATACTAGAGACTCATCAGAAGGGTAACGCGAGCGTACTGTCAGGAACTCTCCGAGGCCGTGGACGAAAACACTTCCCCAAGGCAGCTAAGGAACATGATCAAGGGCCTGGACACAGCGCTCACACAACCAGTAAACAGGATACCGGAAACAACTCTGGAGGAGGCTGAACAGTTTCTTATACACTACTACGATGGCAAACTCAGAGCGGTCCGGAAACCTACCTCAGAGACCCTCTTTGACTGGAATGGATACGAAATAGCACTACAGGCCGAGGGAATGCTAGGTGCACTAAAAAAAAGAAGGCCCACTCTGCTCCAGGAGAAGACGGAATGTTCTACGGCATGCTGCTAAAAGTATGCGAGATGCTACACGAAGTCTTTGTTTTCGAAGATATTCCCGAAAGATAGAGAACCACCCAAATAAAACAAATCCCCAAAAACAACGGTGATCCACTAAGCCCAGGATCTAGCCGGCCCATCGCCCTCATGAATGTCAACCTCAAGCTCATCAACTCGGTGATCAACAGCAGGCTGAATGAGATAGCAGAAATAGGAAACCTGCACTCCGCCCGATCGTTCGGCTTTCAGAAACAATGCTCAGCTCAGCGCTGTGTCAACTATGTCATCAACAAAGTAAAAGACGCCCAACTAGAAAAGAAGCATACCATACCATTCCTAGATCTCTCGCAGGCTTTCGACTGTGTCAACCTGCAATCCCTGCAGATTCCAAATAAGCTTATTTCCTGGCTCCACACCTACCTCAACGATCGACGAGTCATCCTCAAAACACAAGAAGTCTCCTATAGAGAGATCAGCCAAGGATGCCCACTATCTCCAATACTTTTCAACTTCTACACCTCTAATCTACTTCAGATCATTTTCGATAGATTCTAACTCGTCCAGTTTGCTAACGACATTGCCGTGATGGTGATTGGTACTAGCCAAATATagccaaaaatacagaataatctgtgtttatacagattttttggCTATATTCAGATCAAGAATCTGTATGTACAGATAAAcagatttttgcatgtatctacagatatacagatttttgtgaaatgatgttagaaaaactatttttagaaatatttttttcagtttccgcaatacttcctctctgtctctttcagcttagccctctatattaaaatatggTCGCTCACTCTGAAATCAAAAGGTTTGAATACTCTCAGGTTAGCACTCAGCAAACGCCTTGCTGAAGGctacttccagaaacgttaattgtaaagttctgtgactttgttaattctcaatcttttgtttcaaaattcgaCTGCTACATTGGTCAActtaatgtatataacattatatatcaacaaatGTCATTTActgaagaagaaaattatttttccattgtgtACATCGataaagttcaagtttctggatgtaaagtatcagaacgatttgtagtgtttttttacgaaaatataaacaggtccttgcttgactgaCTTAAACAACAGgaattaatatcttcgatagataatccatcaaaaggttaaacgactcaactgattcgcTACAGATAttgacacagatttttcgaaaagtaaatacagatgaaaagatttttaggtaaaaaatacatatttaattttggcaaccctggctGCAGCGAAACTAAACATAATCAAGATGTCCGGGAGGCGAAGCAACAGCTCCAAACCCAACACACTCATCAAGGTCGGAAACGCCAACATTCGCAGCCGCTTACAAGCGGACCTTACACGAGcataaatattgacaataaatcatatattgatcaatatattgatggtgtaaggtctcttgaaaatattgattctgtagaatttaaatgggattgatggattgaagcagtcttgtcactatatttattgacaatatttctatctcttgtagggtccgcttcacacgtacaatactttcgTCAATACTCTCTGTTATTGGCAagaatattgaacgtgtaaagcgTACCCTACGCGagtagaaatattgtcaataaatcaattattgaacaatatattgatcgtgtaaagccaattgggtcattaaacgagaaaaaaaaatctttttttattacatacatcgataaaactgattttcgtgatcacaacaatgttttttccaactcaggaaacgtgaaaataaaatttaaatttaaaataaagaaatatgttgacagcatttgacatatcgaattccacgacaaatgatgccctgtcagaaaaaataaatacatgttttctcggttttcccgcagggttatttttatttgacataaacaccatccaacccagtgagcaaattcgctctgctagatttctgtaagtcttggtttggcagccctgtcagatttctgcgcgtatcctgtcgggttagttgagctagggcgaactcagtttcgctcgcgttttctggcaaattttgacaggaaccgagcaaaccCCTGGTATGattcggacataaactgtgcaaagatcctggcaattcctacctgatagaatttagcacgaagcgagcaaaacatctgacaaagatgttgCAGGAAgtgtgcagagatcttggccgtacatttctggctgaattctggataaaagtgagcagcatcggttggtttaaccgcttctgtcagaaacggttgttgcatttgagcgaattcgttgccagaattctcgcacaaatcgcgcaaaatgctcacagaaactctgccagcatcgatttcgatttgctcaacttttgctaactttctgcttgccacgctgaccgggattAATGCCCACTGCCCAGCCCTGTTTTTCTCTATACCTGCATTTGAGTAAATTCTGCTACCCGTGGATGAATAGTTTTGAAAAACCGTgcacacaaaacaaacaaacgtcaaaactcCCCCAACAACAGCTTTCTTTCGAACCCGGTGTTTTTATTCAATCGCTCATTCACGTCGAAAAATGAAACTATTAGAACTACGACCGGACCGCGCCCTGCTTAAACCCAACTTCGATGGGTACAAGCTATCGCTGGAACCCATTCCGGTACTTCGAACGGAGCTAACCGAACCATCTCGACCGGATCATGTACGACCGGGTGAGCAGCAGTATTCGTGTTTACATGCGCAACTTTTCGGACTGCAGAACCATCTGGTTCGAGACCCGTGGGCTGCCGGAAGCAGTTATTTCGTCGATCAGTCCTGGATTGTCCGGCGAGTTCAGTACGACGAGGCAAGCGGTCGATTGAAACCGGTCAGTTCGGTGTTTAAGATCGGTCGGAATCGAGGAGCTCGTCGCGACGGTGATTATAATTGCTCGTTGGTATTTTTGTCGGAAAAGTTTGCCTTGATTGCGGATGGTCAAGGTGGATTACTGCTGGTAGAAACAGGGGACCGCCAGAGAGGTGATGAATGGAAGGGAAAATTTTCTTTTCCGGATGTTGATGGATTGGATGGAGGGTTTGTTCTGGCGGATGGCAGATTCGAAATAATTAGTGGCGAGCGTCAAATTCATGCAATTTGTGTTTGTGTCCAGCATAAAGAACCTGCTTTTGAAATTGTTATTCATTGGCTAAAGGCGGTTCAAGTTGAACCTAGTCAAGAATGGAAATATCATTCTCAGCGGGTTTTAAGTGGAAAAGGATTTCCAAGTTATTGCGCATTGGAACCAAAGGGTGGATCCCTAGTGTTGGTTAGTGATAACCCATTTAAATTTATCTTGGACACTGAAAACCCGATTGAACCAGAAATTGTCACAGCTGAAGTTAACGGAGAATCAGACACAAATAACGAAACATTCCCGTTCGATTGGACACAAACTATGGATGATATTACCATTAAAATCCCGAAAGAGGAAGGCGTTAACTATAAGATAACAAATGATGACGGCAAATTGAAGATTTTCCGCAATGAGGAACTGGTAATTGATGGAGAATGTTTTTTCGCACTTGTTGATTCGGAATTGACATCCTGGACTAATGAATCTAGCGAACTTGTAGTTTCCTTGTTCAAGCAACAATCCGGAGTTATGTGGCCCTTTCTGTTTCCCGGAAGCGCCGAAGAAACTCGTGATGGCGCAGTCGATGAGATGCCTCCGGTTTCGAATCTTGCTTCTCAATTAGAAGATTGCGATTTTGGTATTACTGGTCAGGATGCGGAATACACAATTGAAAGATTAAGTCTTGCCAGCCATGAAACAACTCACAAAGTTTTCCTCGGCAGCAACGCACCTCTTTTCACGGTGTGTCTAAGACCGGGATTCCCTGCGGCATTGGCTTTGCGTCACGACGTAGATGCGTGTCTCTGGTTGCAGCAAGCGGGAACAGATTGGTCCTTGCGGCACGAAGGGACCCTACACGCATTTGGTTATGTTCAAGCTTCTAAACAGCaaagaaaatttttaacttgttCGCCGGATTTAGATTATGCGGTGATCTGTGAAGCCGAGCGACATGTTTTCATTTATAAAGCTAGTTACGGAACGGCCAGCGGCTTGCGGAATCGCAACGGTCCTCAAGTTACAATTGGCCAGCAACAACTGGTCGCCCTTGAGGGAAGCGGTGAGATACTGGGTATCTGTTGTGAGAATGATTATACCGTTTTGCTAACGGAGAAACAAATTCTGGTGTTACAGTTGCGAATCGAAGAATAAATACAAAACTATTATTGACGACTTTTACAATTATTTAACGCTGTATTATTCCTGTATATTGTGAAACGAATAATTAATTATAAGTGCTAATGTGCGTTACTTACTAAAACAGCCTAGCGACATTTTTGCATGCAGATCGGATGTCTGGATACTGATACTGAAAACCAACCTCCATCGTTCGCTTCGGGATCACCTTTGCACCTTTCGTTAGCAGAACGGCGCGTTCGTTGCCAAAGATAAGATTAAGTACAAATTCGGGTAGCGGAAAGATTGCCGGGCGCACCAGAGCGGATGCGAATGCCTGAAATATACAATCATATTTTTAGTGACAAACGTCTGACGCAGGTCGCGAATATGTCAAGTATTACCTTCGTAAAATCATAATTCGTTATCAGCTCGGGAGCAACTCCATTCAGCACTCCAGTGACCTCCGGTTTCTCGATAGCAAACTTTATTAGGTTGCAAAGATCGTCAATGTGTATCCACGGCAAATCATGTTTCCCATCGCCGATGGGACCACCGAGTCCAAGCCAGAATGGCAAAATTAACGACTGAATCATGCCACCGTTCCGCCCGATCACCACTCCACTTCGAATTTTCACCGATCGACATATTGAATTGTCCGACAAATTTGCCGCCTTTTCCCACTCATGGCACAACCGGGAcataaaatcaaattcaatcGTTTTTGAATCTTCCGTGTTAGGCTTCATCCCCATTGCGTAGTGACTAACACCGGAAATACTGACTAAAACGCGTGGTCTCACCGTTGCCCTTTCAATCGCGCGCACACAGGCGGCGGTTGTGTTTATTCGAGAGTTCCATACATTTTGCTTAAAACCCGGTGTCCATCGTCTCGTTGGATCCAGTACGTTCTGTCCTGCTATGTTCACAACGGCAGTAGTACCCTCCGGGAGACCATCTTTCTCGAGATCATGCCAGGTCATACTTTTCACAGCAGGCATTCGCGAGATTGTGGTGACCTCGTAACCATCGGCGAGAAGAGTTTTGCACAGTCGTTTGCCAATAAAACCGGTACCGCCGCCTGAAATGTGTATGCACGTTATATAacttaaccgatttcgataAAATGTTTGGCGAGAAAATACTTACCTAGCACAACATGCTTATGCGCCATCGAGATTCAAAAGCTTATCCAGTAAACACACGATAAATAACAAGATTTACACTTGCCTTGAAAACGGCAACGAATAAAACAAATTGTCTTGAATTACTAACTTGAAACTCACTACGATTCGTCGCACAGGTAGACTTGTATTagatttataaataattttaaatttttgtttgttttgctgCAAATATCCCGGTTTTGACTAGTACACGCTTATACTGGGATCgacattttcgaaagaaaagTTACCCAACTGCCTCTCCAGTACAGTAGAGGATATTGTTGAAGGAACCCCGCACATATTGGCGCGCAGATGGCGCAAtggttcatttttctatctgttCGTGTACACAGAAAACTTGCATtacctagcagtaggtaatcttaaatctgtgcatcctacttcctccaaagaaaacgaaagagagggagtccaaatttatccaaaaataatgaaatattcCCCAAAGCTTACGGGCAGATCACTCTacgaatgtataacaaatttgcatcaaattgaaaaaatgcatttaatttccatttttgcatcagctttgcactgccccgcagaaaagtttgtttaacaaacatcCTATGCTGATccacttttttcgatgttttgttaaatgtagggctggTTTTTCTGCatggttttgacgtcttacacgcaacgcaaa is part of the Topomyia yanbarensis strain Yona2022 chromosome 1, ASM3024719v1, whole genome shotgun sequence genome and encodes:
- the LOC131683644 gene encoding nudC domain-containing protein 1, whose product is MKLLELRPDRALLKPNFDGYKLSLEPIPVLRTELTEPSRPDHVRPGEQQYSCLHAQLFGLQNHLVRDPWAAGSSYFVDQSWIVRRVQYDEASGRLKPVSSVFKIGRNRGARRDGDYNCSLVFLSEKFALIADGQGGLLLVETGDRQRGDEWKGKFSFPDVDGLDGGFVLADGRFEIISGERQIHAICVCVQHKEPAFEIVIHWLKAVQVEPSQEWKYHSQRVLSGKGFPSYCALEPKGGSLVLVSDNPFKFILDTENPIEPEIVTAEVNGESDTNNETFPFDWTQTMDDITIKIPKEEGVNYKITNDDGKLKIFRNEELVIDGECFFALVDSELTSWTNESSELVVSLFKQQSGVMWPFLFPGSAEETRDGAVDEMPPVSNLASQLEDCDFGITGQDAEYTIERLSLASHETTHKVFLGSNAPLFTVCLRPGFPAALALRHDVDACLWLQQAGTDWSLRHEGTLHAFGYVQASKQQRKFLTCSPDLDYAVICEAERHVFIYKASYGTASGLRNRNGPQVTIGQQQLVALEGSGEILGICCENDYTVLLTEKQILVLQLRIEE
- the LOC131683649 gene encoding epimerase family protein SDR39U1, encoding MAHKHVVLGGGTGFIGKRLCKTLLADGYEVTTISRMPAVKSMTWHDLEKDGLPEGTTAVVNIAGQNVLDPTRRWTPGFKQNVWNSRINTTAACVRAIERATVRPRVLVSISGVSHYAMGMKPNTEDSKTIEFDFMSRLCHEWEKAANLSDNSICRSVKIRSGVVIGRNGGMIQSLILPFWLGLGGPIGDGKHDLPWIHIDDLCNLIKFAIEKPEVTGVLNGVAPELITNYDFTKAFASALVRPAIFPLPEFVLNLIFGNERAVLLTKGAKVIPKRTMEVGFQYQYPDIRSACKNVARLF